GAATTTGAGCTTCAGTCATTACCAAAGGCGGCGCTAATCTGATTTTATTACCGTGAGTTGGTTTTGCTAATAATCCGTTATCTCTGAATCTTAGACAAATTTCCCAAGCAAGATCTGAATCTTCACCACAATTAATTACGATTGCGTTTAGTAAACCTTTTCCACGAACAAGTGTAATTAAGTTGTTACGTTCAGCAATTTCGTTTAATCCTTTTCTTAAAATGATTCCCAAACGTTCTGCATTTTCGGCTAAGTTTTCTTCTTTAACTACTTCAAGAGCAGCAATTGCAACAGCCGCAGCAACAGGATTTCCACCAAAAGTAGATCCGTGTTGACCCGGTTTAATCACATTCATGATTTCGTTATTGGCTAAAACTGCTGAAACTGGATAAACTCCACCAGAAATCGCTTTTCCTAAAATCAAGATATCCGGTTGTACATTTTCGTGATGAACCGCTAATAATTTTCCAGTACGGGCAATTCCAGTCTGAACCTCATCGGCAATAAACAATACATTATGTTTCTCACACAATGCTTTTGCTTTCGCCAAATATCCTTCTGATGGCACATAAACTCCAGCTTCACCCTGAATTGGTTCAACCAAAAATCCAGCTATATTTTTTGATGATTCTAAAACTTTTTCAAGAGCTTCAAGATTATCATATTCAATTTTTATAAATCCTTCTGTAAACGGACCAAAGCTTTTACGCGCCGTTTCATCATTTGAAAATGAAATAATAGTCGTCGTTCTTCCGTGAAAGTTATTCTCACAAACGATAATTTGCGCAAGATTTTCATGGATCCCTTTTACTTCATAAGCCCATTTTCTACAAAGTTTCAAAGCCGTTTCAACCGCTTCTGCACCAGTATTCATTGGTAATACTTTATCAAAACCAAAATAATTAGTCACATATTCTTCGTAGTTTCCTAATTTATCATTGTAAAAAGCACGAGAAGTCAAAGCTAGTTTTTGAGCCTGATCAACCATTGCTTTCACAATTTTAGGATGACAATGTCCTTGATTAACAGCAGAATAAGCAGATAAAAAATCATAATACTTTTTCCCGTCAACATCCCAAACGTATACTCCTTCTCCTCTTTCCAGAACAACCGGAAGTGGATGATAGTTATGAGCTCCGTATTTGTTTTCTTTTTCAATCAAAACTTCAGACTTTGATGAAAGTATTTCTTGCTTATGTGCCATAATAATTTTTTTAGATTGAGACAAAAATATAAAATTTATTTATTTTAAAGCTATATTTAAGATGTTTTAACTCAATTATAGCTTTATTTAAATTAAAATCACTTATTTTAGCAGGAATATAAGTCATTTTAAATTTCGACTGCAAACATTAAATCAGACTTATTTTTATCTTTACAGAAATTAAAAATAAACGCATGGATATTTTAGATGAGTTTGACGTAAAAATTATAAAAGAACTGGAAAAAGACGGAAGAATTGCATTTTCGACTATCGCTACGAATCTAAAAATTTCAAATACAATGGTTCATCAGCGTATCAATCGTTTGTTTGAACAAGGAATTATTACAGGAATTAAACCTATTTTAAACGAAAAACAAATTGGTTATGATTGGGCTTCGTTTACCGGAATTACACTCAATAAAGATTCCGATTCTGAAAGAGTTATTGAAGCTTTAAAAGAAATTCCTGAAATTACAGAATGCTATTTTGTAACCGGATCTTTCACACTTTATCTTAAAATTACGGCAAAAAACCACGAGCATATGCGTAAGATATTATACGAGCAAATTGATAATATTCCGGGAATTGCAAAAACAGATTCAATGGTTGAATTGGGATGTGCTTTTAAGCGAAATATTACTTTATAAAGTACTCAGAATAATTTAGATTTCAGCAGATTAACAATTCAGTAAATCAAATGATATAAACCTCAGAAGAAATAGCTTTTGAGGTTTTTTTGTAACATAATATTTCTGATATTTGTTAAAAATTGTGAAATCATGAAAAATTCTGCCCTAATTATTTTTGCTACTATATTGTTTTCTAACACTATAAATGCACAATTAAAACCTGTAAAATATGCTGATGGTGATCAGGTATTAAATGGTTTATCTATAAAATCTGCTAAGAAAAGCAGCAATAATCCTGGTATTCTACTTTTGCCAGCCTGGTTAGGAATCGATAAAGCTTCAAAAGATATTGCAACAGAGTTATCTAAATTAGGTTATACGGTTTTCATCGCTGATATTTATGGCGAAGGAAATTATCCAAAAAACACTTCAGAAGCGGGAAAACAAGCTGGATATTACAAAACCAATTTTGCGGTTTATCAAAAAAGAATCAATGCAGCATTGCAGGAATTAGTAAAATCCGGTGCAAATGCAGATAATATTGTTGCTATTGGATATTGTTTTGGAGGAACCGGAGTTCTTGAAGCTGCCCGCGGACATTTGAATGTAAAAGGTGTGGTTTCATTTCACGGTAGTTTAGCCAGAGATGCAAGTCGCCAGGTAGAACCTATTACAGCTAAAGTTTTAGTTTGTCATGGTGCCGATGATCCGTTTGAATCTAAGGAAGAAATTACAGCTTTTCAGCAAGAAATGCGTGACTCAAAAGCCGATTGGCAAATGATTTATTATGCAAATGCCGTTCACTCTTTTACAAATCCTGAAGCCGGAAACGACAATTCTAAAGGTGCCGCTTATAATGCTGTTGCTGCAAAAAGATCTTTTGAGCATTTACAGCTTTTCCTGAATGAAGTTTTGAAAAAATAGCAATAGTACGCAAATGACGCGGATTTAAACAGATTTACGCTGATATTTTAATAAAATTAATTCGTGCTAATTCGTGTAATTCGTGGCAAAAAAGAAACCAGCGAAAACCCGTTTAAATCCGTAAAATCCGTGGGCAAAAAAGCATAAAAAACTAATCAAAAACTAAACCAACCAAAATAACCAATGTCACACAGTCCGATTAGAAAAGACAAAACCTGCTTAAATTGCAGACATGTTGTTGAACAAAAATTTTGTCCAAATTGCGGACAGGAAAACACAGATAGCAGGAAAACATTCCACCATTTGTTTATCCATTTCTTTGAAGATTTAACGCATTATGAGAATGCTTTCTGGAAAACGATTAAAAACCTGCTTTTCAAACCTTCGACATTAACAAAAGAATATCTTTCAGGAAGAAGATTGTCTTACCTTGCTCCTGTTCGTCTTTATATCTTTATAAGTTTTATTACATTTCTTTTAATTGCTTTATTTCCGAATCAAGTAAGTGAAAATCTCAACAAAAGTCAGGAAGAAATCACTTCAAATTTTGAAAAATCCAGCAAAGACAAAACTGAAAAACACGGTAAGAAAGACTACGTGGAAGAAAAAACGATGAAACAGCTCGATAAAAAATACTTTAAATTAAAGACGATGAAAGAAATCGATTCGATTCAAAAGTATGGAAAAGAGAGTGAAAAACTTTCTGATTTTGCCTATTGGACTTATGAAAAAGCTGTGCATGTTACTGAACATAATACAAAAAAAGAAATCATTGAAAAATTCATAGAATCTTTCATTCATAATATCCCAAAAATCTTATTCATTATAATGCCTTTCTTTGCTTTCTTTTTATGGATTTTTCATAACAAAAAGAAATGGTACTATTTTGATCACGGTATTTTTACTTTGCATTATTTCTCTTTTTTACTTTTAATATTTCTCATCTTGTTTATTGTCAACAAAGTAATTGGCTTATTTGGCGAAGACAGTCCGCTTACGGTTGTAGGTAATATTATTAATTTCGTAGGGATTCTTTGGATGTCTTATTATTTTTATCCGGCGCATCATCGTTTTTATGGCGAAACCAGGATAGTTTCATTTATTAAAAGTTTCATCTTATTTTTTATAAACTTCTTTTTTATCCTATTTTTACTTGTTTTTTATATGTTATATATATTTATCAACTTACACTAACCAATCTAATGAAAAAAATTGTAGTTCTATTATTAGTTGCTTCAGCGTTTTCTTGTAAAAACACACAAGCTGTTGTTTCTAAAGATAACTCAGATCCAACTAAATACATCAAAGTTATTAAGGAGAAAGATCTAAAAAAAATGCTTTATGTTGTCGCTTCTGACGAAATGGAAGGTCGCGAAACCGGATCTAAAGGTCAGAAAAAAGCAGGTCTGTATATGATCGAGCAATACAAAAAAAATGGAGTTTCGTTTCCAAAAGGAGCAACAGATTATTACCAACATATTCCTGCGGCTTTCTTAAATGCAAAACGTAACGAAAACCTACCGGATTCTGAGAATATCTGGGCGTATATTGAAGGTTCTGAAAAACCGGATGAAGTATTGGTTATTTCAGCACATTACGATCACGTAGGTATAAAAAATGGCGAAGTTTATAATGGTGCCGATGATGATGGTTCCGGAACTGTTGCAGTAATGGAAATTGCTAAGGCTTTTGCAAAAGCAAAAAAAGAAGGTCATGGTCCAAAACGTTCTATATTATTCCTTCACGTAACTGGCGAAGAGCATGGATTACACGGTTCTCGTTTCTACTCTGAAAATCCATTGTTTCCTATTGCCAACACGATTACAGATATCAATATCGATATGATTGGTCGTCGCGATGTAGAACATGCAAAAACGAACAACTATGTTTACGTTATTGGTGCTGACAGATTATCTTCAGATTTACATAATGCTGTTGTAGCTCAAAACGATAAATACACGAAATTAGATTTAGACTTTAAATTTAATGATCCTAAAGATCCAAATCATTTTTATGAGCGTTCTGATCATTATAACTTTGCAAAACATGGTATTCCGGCTGTTTTCTTCTTTAACGGAGTTCACGAAGATTACCACGGAAAAGGCGACGAACCTCAAAAAATTGAATACGACGCTTTGACTAAAAGAACACAACTGGCATTTGTTGTTGCCTGGGATCTGGCAAATAGAGAGAACAGACCGGTAGTTGATGAAAAATAAGACTCTAAGACACTGAGTTGCTAAGGTTCTAAGGTTTTTTTTATAGACTAAAGTCTAATTACCAAGAATCTTATCGTATTTCAAACATAGCCCAAGGTTTCAACCTTGGGATGCGAATAAAGATAATATATTGTGTCCCAAGGTTGAAACCTTGGGCTATGTTCAACATTATATTTGATAACAAAAAAGGGATGAGTTTTAAAACTCATCCCTTTTTTTATATTTATAGATTCCAAAGGAAAAACCTTAGAACCTCAGCACCTTTGTAACTTAGAACCTTCCTCTAGTCATTCATAGAGATCAAAAACTCTTCGTTGTTTCTTGTTTTCTTGAAACGATCGTTTACAAAATCCATAGATTCTACCGGATTCATATCTGATAGATATTTACGCATAATCCACATTCTTTGTAAAGTTTTCTCGTCTAATAATAAATCATCACGACGTGTACTTGACGATGTAAGATCGATTGCAGGGAAAATACGTTTGTTCGCAATTTTACGATCCAATTGTAATTCCATATTACCGGTACCTTTAAATTCTTCAAAGATAACCTCATCCATTTTAGAACCAGTTTCTGTCAATGCAGTCGCGATGATACTTAATGAACCACCATTTTCTACATTTCTTGCCGCTCCAAAGAAACGTTTTGGTTTTTGTAATGCATTTGCATCAACACCTCCACTTAATACTTTTCCTGATGCAGGCTGAACTGTATTATAAGCTCTTGCTAAACGTGTAATCGAATCTAATAAGATTACAACATCATGACCACATTCTACCAAACGTTTTGCTTTTTCAAGAACAATATTTGCAATTTTCACGTGTTCTTGTGGTTCACGGTCAAATGTAGAAGCGATAACTTCACCACGAACGCTACGTTGCATATCTGTAACCTCTTCAGGACGCTCATCAATCAAAAGAACAATAAGGTAAACTTCAGGGTGATTTGCAGCAATTGCATTCGCAATATCTTTTAACAACATTGTTTTACCCGTTTTAGGCTGAGCGACAATCATACCACGTTGTCCTTTTCCTATTGGAGAGAATAAATCAATAATACGTGTTGAAACTGAACTGCCTTTTTCGGCTAATTTAAATTTTTCAGAAGGAAAAACTGGTGTCAAGTGCTCAAAAGAAACTCTATCACGAACAACTTGCGGATCGTGACCATTGATTTTAAGTACACGTACTAAAGGGAAAAATTTCTCGCCTTCTTTTGGAGGACGAACCACTCCTTTTACTGTATCTCCGGTTTTAAGACCGAATAATCTGATTTGTGAAGTTGATAAATAAATATCATCCGGAGAAGCTAAATAATTATAATCTGATGAACGTAAGAATCCGTATCCGTCAGGCATCATTTCTAATACACCTTCACTTTCGATAATTCCGTCAAATTCAAAATCTGAATCTCTGAAATTATTCTTTTTATTTTTATGATTTGGGTTTTGATTTCCGTTATTTCCATTTCCATTCCCGTTTTGATTTGGATTCTGATTCGGGTTTTGATTTGAATTTGGATTTTGATTCGGATTCTGATTTTTATTCTGGTTAGGATTTATCTTTTTTACAGGAGCAGTAACTTCTGTTTTTTCTGTGATTTCCTTTTTTTCTTCTGTAGTAATTTGGGCTTCAGGAGCTGTTTCTCCAACCTCTTCAGAACCTACTTCTTTTGTAGCTTCTTTTTCTTTTTGCAAAGCAACCTTTTTCTCGTAAGCTGATTTATTAAACTTTACAATTTTAGGTCCTTTTTTTTGTATTTCTTTATTTTCAGAAGTTTCCTGAACTTCCGGTGTAACTTCTTCTTTTTGTATTTCTTCTTTTTGTATTTCTGCTACTTTTGAAGCTTGTTGCGCTTTTGGAGTTGCTTTTGAAATCGCAGGAGTTTTTACTTGTTTAGGAGCTTCTTCTACTTTATCAAATTCAAGAACTGGAGCATCTTTAGCAATAGGAGTTTTCTTCGCAGGAACTATTCTTGCTCTTTTCGGTTTGTCATCCTCCACTTTTTCGGACACAGCATTAGCTGGCGGCGCTACAGTCGATTCCTGATGTGCTAAAATCTGACTTATTAAAGTCTCTTTTTTAACGCCATTAAACTTTATAGTTTTAGCTAACTTAGCTATTTCTTGAAGCTCAGAAAGCTTCATTTCTTTTAATGCAGAAATATCAAACATGAATGTTCTATGAATTTAATTATTTTAAAGGAAATACTGTAAAAAGAATAGGTAGATATTTTTTTTCAATTGCCCGCAGTATGAAGTGCTTACGGTATTATGATGCAATAATACGAATAAAATTTAATCATACAATAGTATTTTAAAAAAAGAAAATATATTTTTGTAAAACAATTTTAGATCATGATACAAAGAATTCAGACCGTATATTTAATTCTTACCTTTATAATTACAGCAGTGTTATTGTTTTTTATACCGCTATGGACATTAAACGGTAAGCCATTTTATTTTATGCAGGACCAATTTTATACCATTTTATTAGGTCTAAGTACAATGCTTACTATTGTTAGTATTATATCATATAAGAAAAGACAAAATCAGTTTGTGATGAACAGACTGAACATAATATTAAATTTAATTTTATTAGGATTATTTGTATATCGATCTCTAAATTTATCTGGAGAAACTGTTGTTTCAGAGAAAGGTATTGGGATGTTTCTACCTATTGTTGCTATCGTGTTATTAGTTTTAGCTAATAAGGCCATCAAGAAGGATGAAGATCTTGTAAAATCTGTAGACCGTTTGAGGTAAACCTATAAACTTAATTTTTTTGTGCGAAGAGAACCCGAATTTTATATTCGGGTTTTTTTGTGCCTTATTTTTATAGCTTATAATGATATAAATTAACCTTATAAAGACCCATGTAAAACATCATTCCTTTTTAAGTTTGTTACAAATCTCAACAAACACAAATGATGAACAAAATAAGAATCCATCTTGCTGATGATCATCAAATACTCATTGATGGCTTGACTAACTTATTAGATACAATCGAAGATTTTGAGGTTGTAGGTAGTTCTAATGATAGTTCGACTATTTATGAGGATATTATACAAAATAATGCCCGTATTCTGGTTATGGATATTAACATGCCTAAAAAAGATGGCATTGAAGTTTTAAAAGAACTCAACGAAAAAGATGTTCGCTGCAAAGTAATTATTCTGTCCAGTTATGATGATCTAAAAAGCATAAAAGATACCATAAAACTAGGTGTTAACGGTTATCTCACAAAAAAATGTGCGGGTCAAAATATCATCGAAACAATTAAAGCCGTTCATCAAGGTCAGGATTATTTTTGTAATGCTGTAAGAGAAAAAATATTCAACAGCTTCACGCAAAACCATTCTGAATTAAATAAGAAAATCCACACTGAAAGTCATACTTTAAGCCCAAGAGAAATAGAAATAATTACTTTGATTTCACTTGAATATAGCGGAAAAGAAATTGGTGAATATCTTTTTATAAGTACCAATACTGTTGAAACGCATCGAAAAAATATTATGAGAAAACTACAAACCAAAAATACAATTGGTCTTGTAAAATATGCTCTTAAAAACAACTTGATTAATGCTTAATTAGATTCTAAAATCTTTATTCAATATTTTTATAGTTTTAATTCTACCTACTATTTATCCAACAAAATGCGCGATCAAAACAACATTTGTACCGTATCAATTAAACCTTACTTCTTTCCTATTTCAATAATGTCGAGATCCTTAATTTTATCATCGTCAATTACAAACCTAAGCATTGTGCGAACTTGGTGAAAACCACTTTTTCCAGCCGCCCCAGGATTCATATGCAGTAAATTGTTTTTCTTATCAAAAATCACTTTCAGAATATGTGAATGTCCGCAAATAAATAATTTAGGTGGATTCAAAGCCATTTCCTCTCTTATTGCAGGATTATATTTACCAGGATAACCACCAATATGAGTAATCCAAACTGAAACATTTTCGCATAAAAACCTGTTATGCAAAGGGAATTCTAATCTTGCTTGTGCATCATCTATATTTCCGTAAACGCAACGCAAAGGTTTAAGCTTTTTTATAGTATCCGTAACATTCAAATCACCAATATCTCCAGCATGCCAAACCTCATCGGCCTGATTAACATATTTTAAAATAGTATCGTCAATATGACTGTGAGTATCGGAAAGTAAGAGGATTTTTTTCATTTTTCTTGAGGGGCAAAGTTTCAGAGGTTCAAAGGTACAAAGGTTTTTTTTAAAGATGCTAAGGTTCTAAGTTGCTAAGATTCTAAGTTTTTTTTACATAAAAAATCCGATTTGCGAAAGCGAATCGGATTTTCATATTTAATGTTAGATGCGTTTTTTCACATCTTCACATTTGAAATCTAACGTTTAACACCTATTAACAATTACTGTTTCTTAGGATTCTTAACATCTTTAGAATCTTTTGTATCCATCATTTCCATTAGTTTCAAACCTAACAAACCACTGATTGATCCATCAGAACCACCGTTTCCGGAAATTAAAACATCTGGAATTACTTTGATGTTTCCTTTACCAATTTCTTCCGTTACTTTATATCTGGTAAAGTTATCACCACCCATTGCACTAACCTGAAGTTGGTATGATTCTGCAGTAGATTTACCAATTGCCATAATTTTTTCCGCTTCAGCCAAACCTGTTTTAGAAATTCTTTCTGCTTCTGCGCTTGCGTTTAGTTTCGTAGCTTCTGCCTGTGCTCCTGCTCTTGCTTTTGTAGCTTCGGCTTCTGCATTTGCACGCATTTTTGTTGCTTCGGCTTCAGCGTTTACATTCAGTTTTAAACTGCTTGCATCACCTTCTGCTTTCTTAACCGTTGCATCTGCAGTACGTTGTGCGATCTCAACACTTTGCGAAGCTCGAACGATCTCTTTTTGCATATCTGCAATCGCCGTTTCTTTCTCCATTCCCTGACGTTGTTCTTGCGCCATTCTTTGAGTTTGATACGTTTTTTGCTCTTCTTCGGCAAGTTTTCTATCTGTTAAAGTTTTCATCAATGAATCTGGCGGAACGATATCTCCAATCAAAGTATCAACAGCATTTACGTTATATTCGTCAAGTACTAATTTAATATGATTTTTAGCCGATTCCTGACGTTCTTTTCTTGTACTAAGGAAAGAAATTACATCGCTATCTTGTGCCGAGTTTCTGAAATAGTTACCAATTGTAGGTTCTAAAACCTGAGAAACCAAGTTGTTCATGCTTCCAAAACGTGCAATTACTTTTGGCGCTTCGGCAGCAGGAACGTGTATAATCTGAGCTACGTCCAGATTAAACGGGAAACCATCTTTTGAACGAACTGTAATTGTCGAAAGATTTTTATCTAAATCATGTGATTCACTTCTCGCATTTGCCCAGTTCAAAACTAAGTTTGTTGTTGGAACAGCTTCTAACTTAGTTGTATATTTATTCAATGCATATTTTCCCGGACCAAGTGGTTCCATCCAAACACCACGTTGTCCTTTCGAAACAATATTTCCGTGTTTAAAAGTATCTCCTGTAACATCTTGTCCGTCTTCACCAATATACGAAATCACAACACCAACATAACCAATTGGCACATCAGTCATTGGGTTTTGCTCGATTTGTATTCCCCACGTATTAATGTAATATGATCCTGCCAACATTACCTGAGGCTGCAAACCACGATTTCCACCAGTATCCAGGAACTTATCAAAATCCTGAAAGTTATTATGACCTTCAACAAATTTTCCGGCAATTTGTCCTTGTGGAATTGGTTCTCCATCAAGAGCCGTTACGATCCCAATCATGTTCTCATAAATCTTAATTTGATCTGCAATTACAATCTCGAATAAGAACGTATTAATACGATACGAACCAGTGGTAATAAATGCAGTTTGACGTCCTTTTTGTCCGCCATTGTCTAAGAAAAAAGTAGCATCCTGAAAGTTATCACTGTCTACCTTTCTAGCCAGGATTCTACCAGTTGGAATTTCCTGTCCGTCTTTACTTAAAACAAGTCCAATTTTCCCTTCGGGAATAACTGTAAATCCCGTCATATCAATTGAATATTGCCAAATCCACATTCCCCAGTACAAACCTGGAGCAAGCGTTTTTGCCTGATAACCTGCTTCTCCTTTTGTCGCAATAATACGACCATCAGGAAGTGACTTGTCTGCACCAAACAAAACGAATTTTTTGGTCACTAAACCAATTTTATCCTCTGGAACCATTACCATTCCGAAGAAAACGCGTAAAATAAATTTGTAAAAAATAATGGAGAATAAGATTAGAATTATCCACCAGTAAGAAGTAATTTCATTCATAGTTTTGATATTTAGACTACAAACATAGTAGAAATACTTCCTGTTAAAATGAAATATTTTAAAAATTAACTTTTGCCAATTTTCTCCAAAAAATGTTAAAAAAAAGGTTTGATTAAATCGTGTGAATTGTCAATTTCTGACACGATTTTTTGTTGGGTAAACTATGATTGGTATTTTTGGTTTTAACAGTTTTTTGACAAGGTTCTGAGATTCTGAGATGCTAAGGAACTAAGTTTCTCTTTTCAAATTTTTGAAATTGAGTTGTAAAGAAAAATACCAGTTTTTCTATTAGATTTTTGAGGTTTTCCGTAAAAAAGGTTACAATAATATTCGTAAAAGATGTTATCCCATTGTGTTAGACGCACTGCAGTGCGTCTCTACAATATATACGTTGCGAGAAAAAAACCTTAAACCTGTAAAGAAAAAAATCTTAGCATCTTAGCATCTCAGAACCTTAGCAACTTTTAAAAAAAACCTTTGTACCTTTGCATCTTAGAACCTTTGAACCTTCACCTTGAGATATTTTATTCAATTTGCTTATAACGGAACACATTATCATGGCTGGCAATTTCAGCCCAACGCTTCTTCTGTTCAGGAAACTTTAAACAAAGCTTTTTCGGTTTTATTAAATGCTCCTATTAATATAATGGGTGCAGGAAGAACTGATACTGGTGTTCACGCGCAGGAAATGTACGGGCATTTTGATTTTGAAAATCCTATTGATGTTCCGACTTTAGTACACAAACTGAATTCGTATTTACCAAAAGACATTGCGATTTTTGATATTATATTGGTTCATGATGACGCACATTGCAGATTTGACGCTACTAAAAGAACGTATGAATATCATATCAATACTGTTAAAAATCCATTTTCGGAGGAATTGAGTTGGTATTTTAACCAAAAATTAGACGTAGCTTTGATGAATGAAGCCGCGAAAATATTACTGAATCATACCGATTTTCAATGTTTTTCGAAAGTCAATACAGATGTAAATACTTTTGATTGCACGATTTTTGAAGCTTATTGGAAACAAGAAAATAACAAACTAGTTTTTACGATTTCGGCGAATCGTTTTTTACGAAATATGGTTCGCGCCATCGTGGGAACTTTGGTGAATATTGGTTTACATAAAATTTCTCTGAATGATC
This genomic window from Flavobacterium sp. 9 contains:
- a CDS encoding metallophosphoesterase, yielding MKKILLLSDTHSHIDDTILKYVNQADEVWHAGDIGDLNVTDTIKKLKPLRCVYGNIDDAQARLEFPLHNRFLCENVSVWITHIGGYPGKYNPAIREEMALNPPKLFICGHSHILKVIFDKKNNLLHMNPGAAGKSGFHQVRTMLRFVIDDDKIKDLDIIEIGKK
- a CDS encoding M28 family peptidase, whose product is MKKIVVLLLVASAFSCKNTQAVVSKDNSDPTKYIKVIKEKDLKKMLYVVASDEMEGRETGSKGQKKAGLYMIEQYKKNGVSFPKGATDYYQHIPAAFLNAKRNENLPDSENIWAYIEGSEKPDEVLVISAHYDHVGIKNGEVYNGADDDGSGTVAVMEIAKAFAKAKKEGHGPKRSILFLHVTGEEHGLHGSRFYSENPLFPIANTITDINIDMIGRRDVEHAKTNNYVYVIGADRLSSDLHNAVVAQNDKYTKLDLDFKFNDPKDPNHFYERSDHYNFAKHGIPAVFFFNGVHEDYHGKGDEPQKIEYDALTKRTQLAFVVAWDLANRENRPVVDEK
- the rho gene encoding transcription termination factor Rho, coding for MFDISALKEMKLSELQEIAKLAKTIKFNGVKKETLISQILAHQESTVAPPANAVSEKVEDDKPKRARIVPAKKTPIAKDAPVLEFDKVEEAPKQVKTPAISKATPKAQQASKVAEIQKEEIQKEEVTPEVQETSENKEIQKKGPKIVKFNKSAYEKKVALQKEKEATKEVGSEEVGETAPEAQITTEEKKEITEKTEVTAPVKKINPNQNKNQNPNQNPNSNQNPNQNPNQNGNGNGNNGNQNPNHKNKKNNFRDSDFEFDGIIESEGVLEMMPDGYGFLRSSDYNYLASPDDIYLSTSQIRLFGLKTGDTVKGVVRPPKEGEKFFPLVRVLKINGHDPQVVRDRVSFEHLTPVFPSEKFKLAEKGSSVSTRIIDLFSPIGKGQRGMIVAQPKTGKTMLLKDIANAIAANHPEVYLIVLLIDERPEEVTDMQRSVRGEVIASTFDREPQEHVKIANIVLEKAKRLVECGHDVVILLDSITRLARAYNTVQPASGKVLSGGVDANALQKPKRFFGAARNVENGGSLSIIATALTETGSKMDEVIFEEFKGTGNMELQLDRKIANKRIFPAIDLTSSSTRRDDLLLDEKTLQRMWIMRKYLSDMNPVESMDFVNDRFKKTRNNEEFLISMND
- a CDS encoding response regulator transcription factor; translation: MMNKIRIHLADDHQILIDGLTNLLDTIEDFEVVGSSNDSSTIYEDIIQNNARILVMDINMPKKDGIEVLKELNEKDVRCKVIILSSYDDLKSIKDTIKLGVNGYLTKKCAGQNIIETIKAVHQGQDYFCNAVREKIFNSFTQNHSELNKKIHTESHTLSPREIEIITLISLEYSGKEIGEYLFISTNTVETHRKNIMRKLQTKNTIGLVKYALKNNLINA
- a CDS encoding dienelactone hydrolase family protein, with amino-acid sequence MKNSALIIFATILFSNTINAQLKPVKYADGDQVLNGLSIKSAKKSSNNPGILLLPAWLGIDKASKDIATELSKLGYTVFIADIYGEGNYPKNTSEAGKQAGYYKTNFAVYQKRINAALQELVKSGANADNIVAIGYCFGGTGVLEAARGHLNVKGVVSFHGSLARDASRQVEPITAKVLVCHGADDPFESKEEITAFQQEMRDSKADWQMIYYANAVHSFTNPEAGNDNSKGAAYNAVAAKRSFEHLQLFLNEVLKK
- a CDS encoding DUF3667 domain-containing protein; this encodes MSHSPIRKDKTCLNCRHVVEQKFCPNCGQENTDSRKTFHHLFIHFFEDLTHYENAFWKTIKNLLFKPSTLTKEYLSGRRLSYLAPVRLYIFISFITFLLIALFPNQVSENLNKSQEEITSNFEKSSKDKTEKHGKKDYVEEKTMKQLDKKYFKLKTMKEIDSIQKYGKESEKLSDFAYWTYEKAVHVTEHNTKKEIIEKFIESFIHNIPKILFIIMPFFAFFLWIFHNKKKWYYFDHGIFTLHYFSFLLLIFLILFIVNKVIGLFGEDSPLTVVGNIINFVGILWMSYYFYPAHHRFYGETRIVSFIKSFILFFINFFFILFLLVFYMLYIFINLH
- the rocD gene encoding ornithine--oxo-acid transaminase codes for the protein MAHKQEILSSKSEVLIEKENKYGAHNYHPLPVVLERGEGVYVWDVDGKKYYDFLSAYSAVNQGHCHPKIVKAMVDQAQKLALTSRAFYNDKLGNYEEYVTNYFGFDKVLPMNTGAEAVETALKLCRKWAYEVKGIHENLAQIIVCENNFHGRTTTIISFSNDETARKSFGPFTEGFIKIEYDNLEALEKVLESSKNIAGFLVEPIQGEAGVYVPSEGYLAKAKALCEKHNVLFIADEVQTGIARTGKLLAVHHENVQPDILILGKAISGGVYPVSAVLANNEIMNVIKPGQHGSTFGGNPVAAAVAIAALEVVKEENLAENAERLGIILRKGLNEIAERNNLITLVRGKGLLNAIVINCGEDSDLAWEICLRFRDNGLLAKPTHGNKIRLAPPLVMTEAQIQECLEIIEKSLNDFRD
- a CDS encoding Lrp/AsnC family transcriptional regulator, with translation MDILDEFDVKIIKELEKDGRIAFSTIATNLKISNTMVHQRINRLFEQGIITGIKPILNEKQIGYDWASFTGITLNKDSDSERVIEALKEIPEITECYFVTGSFTLYLKITAKNHEHMRKILYEQIDNIPGIAKTDSMVELGCAFKRNITL
- a CDS encoding DUF4293 domain-containing protein, producing the protein MIQRIQTVYLILTFIITAVLLFFIPLWTLNGKPFYFMQDQFYTILLGLSTMLTIVSIISYKKRQNQFVMNRLNIILNLILLGLFVYRSLNLSGETVVSEKGIGMFLPIVAIVLLVLANKAIKKDEDLVKSVDRLR